A single Bos mutus isolate GX-2022 chromosome 25, NWIPB_WYAK_1.1, whole genome shotgun sequence DNA region contains:
- the ELFN1 gene encoding protein ELFN1 gives MAGCGWEAPWVWVCVAAALLHAGGLVRGDCWLIEGDKGFVWLAICSQNQPPYEAIPQQINSTIVDLRLNENRIRSVQYAALSRFGNLTYLNLTKNEIGYIEDGAFSGQFNLQVLQLGYNRLRNLTEGVLRGLGKLEYLYLQANLIEAVAPGAFWECPNIVNVDLSMNRIQRLHSATFAGLARLSVCELYSNPFYCSCELLGFLRWLAAFANATQAHDRVQCESPPLYSGYFLLGQGRHGQRSILGKLQSVCTDGPYAAETRPAPGRPPPGRSPPPPPVPPAEPSEAPCAEDECFSGDGTTPLVALPTLAPQAEARPLIKVKQLTQNSATITVQLPSPFTRMYTLEHFNNSKSSTVSRLTRAQEEIRLTNLYALTNYTYCVVSSSSGLHHNHTCLTICLPQPPSPPGPVPSPSTATHYIMTVLGCLFGMVVVLGAVYYCLRRRRRREGKQKQAAAAAGSLKKTIIELKYGPELEAPGLAPLSQGPLLGPEAVTRIPYLPAAPGEVEQYQLAEGSGTPKGSKGGYMEVRAAEQAERREGEQGRPGPDSQSSVAEISTIAKEVDKVNQIINNCIDALKAEATSFQGSKPGAVSTAEPLAGKRGFLAPAYQDACGLQRHHSLEAAPGAPRASSSSSGSARSPRPYRAEPPALHEAKYIEKGSPAAEAILTVTPAAAVLRAEPEKGRQYGEHRHSYPGPHPVEPPAPPESLGGRKASILEPLTRPRPRDLAYAPLSPQYRHLSYASSPEYACRASRSLWARFRLSRPRHRDAGECVAAGHALRRKVQFAKDEDLHDILDYWKGVSAQHKS, from the coding sequence ATGGCTGGGTGCGGGTGGGAGGCGccgtgggtgtgggtgtgtgtggcgGCCGCCCTGCTGCACGCGGGCGGGCTGGTGCGTGGTGACTGCTGGCTCATCGAGGGCGACAAGGGCTTCGTGTGGCTGGCCATCTGCAGCCAGAACCAGCCGCCCTACGAGGCCATCCCGCAGCAGATCAACAGCACCATCGTGGACCTGCGGCTCAACGAGAACCGCATCCGCAGCGTGCAGTACGCGGCGCTGAGCCGCTTCGGCAACCTCACGTACCTGAACCTCACCAAGAACGAGATCGGCTACATCGAGGACGGCGCCTTCTCGGGCCAGTTCAACCTGCAGGTACTGCAGCTCGGCTACAACCGGCTGCGCAACCTGACGGAGGGCGTGCTGCGCGGCCTGGGCAAGCTCGAGTACCTGTACCTGCAGGCTAACCTCATTGAGGCGGTGGCGCCCGGCGCCTTCTGGGAGTGCCCCAACATCGTCAACGTGGACCTGTCCATGAACCGCATCCAGCGTCTGCACAGCGCCACCTTCGCGGGCCTGGCGCGGCTCTCGGTGTGTGAACTCTACAGCAACCCCTTCTACTGCTCCTGCGAGCTGCTGGGCTTCCTGCGCTGGCTGGCGGCCTTCGCCAACGCCACGCAGGCCCACGACCGCGTGCAGTGCGAGTCTCCGCCGCTCtactctggctacttcctgctgggCCAGGGCCGCCACGGCCAGCGCAGCATCCTGGGCAAGCTGCAGTCTGTGTGCACTGACGGCCCGTATGCGGCGGAGACCCGCCCGGCGCCCGGCCGCCCCCCGCCCGGCCGCTCGCCGCCGCCACCCCCCGTGCCGCCCGCGGAGCCCAGCGAGGCCCCCTGTGCTGAGGACGAGTGCTTCTCCGGTGACGGCACCACGCCGCTGGTGGCCCTGCCCACGCTGGCCCCGCAGGCCGAGGCCCGCCCGCTCATCAAGGTCAAGCAGCTGACGCAGAACTCGGCCACCATCACGGTGCAGCTGCCCAGCCCCTTCACCCGCATGTACACGCTGGAGCACTTCAACAACAGCAAGTCGTCCACCGTGTCCAGGCTGACCCGGGCCCAGGAGGAGATCCGCCTGACCAACCTGTACGCGCTCACCAACTACACCTATTGTGTGGTGTCCAGCAGCTCGGGCCTGCACCACAACCACACCTGCCTCACCATCTGCCTGCCGCAGCCGCCCAGCCCGCCGGGCCCCGTGCCCAGCCCCTCCACGGCCACCCACTACATCATGACCGTCCTGGGCTGCCTCTTCGGCATGGTGGTGGTGCTGGGCGCCGTCTACTACTgcctgcggcggcggcggcggcgggagggcAAGCAGAAGCAGGCGGCGGCAGCGGCCGGCAGCCTCAAGAAGACCATCATCGAGCTCAAGTACGGGCCCGAGCTGGAGGCGCCAGGCCTGGCCCCGCTGTCCCAGGGCCCGCTGCTGGGCCCCGAGGCAGTGACCCGCATCCCATACCTGCCCGCCGCCCCCGGGGAGGTGGAGCAGTACCAGCTGGCGGAGGGCAGCGGGACACCCAAGGGCAGCAAGGGCGGCTACATGGAGGTGCGTGCGGCAGAGCAGGCAGAACGCAGGGAGGGGGAGCAGGGCCGGCCGGGCCCCGACAGCCAGAGCTCGGTGGCTGAGATCTCCACCATCGCCAAGGAGGTGGACAAGGTCAACCAGATCATCAACAACTGCATCGACGCCCTCAAGGCCGAGGCCACCTCCTTCCAGGGCAGCAAGCCGGGCGCCGTGTCCACGGCCGAGCCGCTGGCCGGCAAGCGCGGCTTCCTGGCGCCCGCCTACCAGGACGCCTGCGGCCTGCAGCGGCACCACAGCCTGGAGGCCGCCCCCGGGGCCCCGCGGGCCAGCTCCTCGTCCAGCGGCTCCGCCCGCAGCCCGCGGCCCTACCGCGCCGAGCCCCCTGCGCTGCACGAGGCCAAGTACATCGAGAAGGGCTCGCCCGCGGCGGAGGCCATCCTCACGGTGACGCCCGCGGCAGCCGTGCTGCGGGCCGAGCCCGAGAAGGGCCGGCAGTACGGGGAGCACCGGCACTCGTACCCCGGGCCCCACCCTGTGGAGCCGCCCGCGCCCCCCGAGAGCCTGGGCGGCCGCAAGGCCTCCATCCTGGAGCCGCTGACGCGGCCGCGGCCCCGCGACCTGGCCTACGCGCCGCTCTCGCCGCAGTACCGCCACCTGAGCTACGCCTCCAGCCCCGAGTACGCCTGCCGCGCCTCCCGCAGCCTCTGGGCCCGCTTCAGACTGAGCCGCCCGCGGCACCGGGACGCCGGGGAGTGCGTGGCGGCCGGCCACGCGCTGCGCCGGAAGGTGCAGTTCGCCAAGGACGAGGACCTGCACGACATCCTGGACTACTGGAAGGGCGTGTCTGCGCAGCACAAGTCCTGA